A single genomic interval of Spirosoma taeanense harbors:
- a CDS encoding FKBP-type peptidyl-prolyl cis-trans isomerase, with amino-acid sequence MKFNQWMLAGIVSAVFVAGSANAQVKKPAAKKPVTGAKPAATAKSTAGATLTSSLDSISYSIGLYMAQNLKQQGMTDLNSTLLSRGIEDALKGGKTQLSQEQAGQILNAYAQKQYAIHNAENLKASAENKKIGEAFLAENKTKSGVTTTASGLQYSIEKEGTGAKPTATDRVKVHYTGRLLDGKVFDSSVERGQPAEFGVGEVIRGWTEALQLMPVGSKWKLYIPAELAYGDRGAGAEIKPGSTLVFDVELLDIVK; translated from the coding sequence ATGAAGTTCAACCAATGGATGTTGGCCGGCATAGTATCGGCTGTTTTTGTAGCTGGTTCTGCCAACGCTCAAGTCAAAAAGCCTGCCGCTAAGAAGCCCGTTACGGGGGCTAAACCGGCAGCAACGGCCAAATCTACCGCTGGCGCGACCCTTACTTCTTCGCTGGATTCGATTAGTTACTCGATTGGCCTGTACATGGCCCAGAACCTGAAACAGCAGGGAATGACCGACTTGAACAGTACCCTGCTAAGCCGTGGTATCGAAGATGCGCTCAAAGGCGGCAAAACGCAGTTGTCGCAGGAGCAGGCCGGTCAGATTCTGAATGCTTACGCGCAGAAGCAATACGCTATCCATAATGCCGAGAATCTGAAAGCGTCGGCTGAGAACAAAAAAATTGGTGAAGCTTTCCTAGCCGAAAATAAAACCAAGTCGGGCGTCACTACTACTGCCAGCGGTCTGCAATATTCTATTGAGAAAGAGGGCACGGGTGCTAAACCAACGGCTACGGATCGGGTTAAGGTACATTATACCGGTCGATTGCTGGATGGGAAAGTGTTCGACAGCTCGGTTGAACGCGGACAGCCTGCTGAATTCGGCGTTGGCGAAGTAATCCGGGGCTGGACCGAAGCGCTGCAACTGATGCCGGTTGGTTCAAAATGGAAATTATACATCCCCGCCGAGCTTGCTTATGGCGATCGTGGTGCGGGCGCCGAAATCAAACCTGGTTCAACCCTGGTATTTGATGTTGAATTGCTTGATATTGTTAAATAA